A genomic region of Cannabis sativa cultivar Pink pepper isolate KNU-18-1 chromosome 1, ASM2916894v1, whole genome shotgun sequence contains the following coding sequences:
- the LOC133033609 gene encoding uncharacterized protein LOC133033609, translating into MDQLKTIMTLLQDPGRPAADSQPQPQPQPQPEEEARTPEDDFILPNDYQPDDDDMFCTPEKTNITSIGDTQDSEVQVLETAPEVMENRRKRRRPRWFAEYTEMKKKPRATSTLVNADPLRVVDRKLLKTFHNWVLGQIGNNYPRECFTGRHHSSWFLELHTPKFWLGNDHLDAAFHLMRRRQHFYPESYPNRCVIMPCIFPAGVIARWEAAGDDQANYQWDESILDLIRGDESQFLASWKNKERIYMALYFDGAKHWVALEIDLDHWLLNIFDSSLGSISPNELNRHLAMWEKLLPNLLLQAGLFESHDMILLPQLTASESQVRNFTSKVMDRAVVPQTKTR; encoded by the exons ATGGATCAGTTGAAGACCATAATGACGCTCCTGCAAGATCCTGGAAGGCCGGCAGCAGATTCACAGCCACAGCCACAGCCACAGCCACAACCGGAAGAGGAGGCTCGGACACCGGAAGATGACTTCATTCTCCCAAATGATTACCAACCGGATGATGATGACATGTTCTGTACACCTGAGAAGACGAATATCACCAGCATCGGGGATACTCAGGATTCTGAGGTGCAGGTGTTAGAGACAGCTCCAGAAGTCATGGAGAACCGGAGGAAGAGAAGGCGGCCTAGGTGGTTCGCTGAGTACactgaaatgaagaagaagCCTAGGGCTACTTCGACACTCGTGaatgcggacccacttagagtggtTGATCGGAAGCTGCTCAAGACTTTTCACAATTGGGTACTCGGCCAGATTGGGAACAATTACCCGAGAGAGTGCTTCACCGGTCGACACCATTCGTCTTGGTTCCTCGAACTGCATACTCCGAAATTTTGGCTTGGGAACGAT CATTTGGATGCGGCATTCCATTTGATGAGGAGGCGTCAACACTTTTATCCCGAGTCCTACCCGAATAGATGTGTCATAATGCCGTGTATTTTCCCAGCAGGAGTTATTGCTCGGTGGGAAGCTGCGGGTGATGACCAGGCTAACTATCAGTGGGACGAGAGCATATTAGATTTGATTCGAGGGGATGAAAGTCAATTTTTGGCCAGTTGGAAGAACAAGGAGAGAATATATATGGCCCTCTACTTCGATGGAGCAAAGCATTGGGTGGCATTAGAGATAGATCTGGATCATTGGTTGTTGAACATATTTGACTCCAGCCTCGGATCGATTTCCCCGAACGAATTGAACCGTCACCTGGCAATGTGGGAAAAATTACTACCAAATTTGCTGCTGCAGGCTGGCCTATTCGAGAGTCATGACATGATCCTCTTGCCTCAACTTACCGCCTCAGAGAGCCAGGTCAGAAATTTCACTTCAAAAGTCATGGATCGGGCCGTTGTTCCACAGACAAAGACAAGGTAa